ctttcagctgaaaatggtcggacgcgcagaggtcgaggacgtacgctcctAACAGAtttatttaacttaaattctaTCGAGCTTGTCAAAGTAACTAGAAACagccatggtcagcctgttggacaataagctcgacttttagcaggctatttgggcattatagcacgaaatgtcaatatgttgcccatcaactacgaataatggcataacatgcctgatagcaataaaaatcaagctctctctaatattaaggtaacaaaacgttaatgtaatttataatactttggtttaagtttcatttatatttactttctaaacttgtgttttttaggagaggtttgctttagaggtctctgatgcctatatcaagaaggcattgggtaaaaaatggagagaccataaaagcattttgaaaaaagaatattttaaaaaacccataagcctcgaagaaaaattgcaaaatgtcccaccgggaatgctgaggtaccaatgggaagatgcggttcgattttaaaattcgaagaaaggagaggtattatgtacttgcaaactcttataaattttctggtttatagtatttactatatacgtaataataatttcattttgtaggaccgtgagcgagttggaacaagcagtaggcaaaaacaaaaatttacgcacACGGCAAGATCGAGAAGTTTTGTTTGTGTAGCTCAGGCCGCGGTACTATGgatttattaattctatcaaGTATTAAtgactttttactattaaataatatttactactatattgtaggaagcctcgtctggtcaaaaagttggacggcttcagctttttgacattacgcaCAGGAAAAAAGATGGAACTCCGATGACATCTgaggctgcagaaattatggtatatttacttaataaaatttaattcattgtaaatatttataatatttaattataatgttttaattcgtcgtttttattagtttaacttaaataatgttatgttgtattcctttttattgtatatttcgtttctaactctttaactgatttattaggagaaactaaaagataaaaaggcagagtatgaagcgactgcttcgactgatagttctgttaattttgaggatattgataacagaattattaaagaagttttgggtcctgaaaggtatggtcgggttagatttcaaggatctggtgttaacctgacccaatattttggatccacctcgcaccaatacatgccttccggaagtcaaattcaagctgaagttcagaggcaAAAAGATCAGATAGTTTAGATACAAGCTAGCATAGATGAGCAAATTTctcaacttagagcggaggcagcagcAAGGGAGGCGGAGCAGAACAGAAAATACAACgaactccagctacagcttcagtcTATGATGACTATGTTCCAGCAATTTCAAAATCTCccatcttagacatttgttttcttgtaacttttcacattattataagaatattttgaatattcatttacaatttatataatatatttttcgtataattttgtattatttaaatttgcgggttttggttggatttcatggtatatttgctgtttttggttgaatttcttGCAGGAGGGTTGGATATAAGTGCAAAAATACATATTGAAAAACTGGGCAAATTAGCGGTGTTTTTATAAAACAAGCGCCACTAAAGGTCCTGTTCTTTAACGGTGTTTttctaaaagcgccgctaaaagttctgttctttagcggcgtttttctaaaAGCGCCGTTAAAAGTCCtcgtctttagcggcgttttttaaagaaagcgccgctaaaagtcctgatctttagcgacgtttgtttaaaaaaacgccgctaaaagtcctgGTCTTCAGCGGCGCTTTTTtcaaacaaacgccgctaattttaCCGGTGTTACGTATAGCGACGTTTTCCAAGCGCcactaaaggaaaaaaaaaggccgctaaaagtctgttttcattttaaatattttcttaaaaatatttatatttatattatttttagtattaataattttatttttttattgaaatttttatatagccatcttaacattattttaatgtttacattagagtagttttatatatttagtgTAGAAAcccaattttgcccggggcccaaaaCTCGGAAGCCCAAAATCCAAACACAAATAGTCCAGAAAATACAAATAATAACCCATGCCCCTCAGCCCAAATACCACCATGCCCCTCAGCCTTGGCCACCacgccccacgcgtctgacactcccaccTGCTCCACCGTGCCCACCACCTGCAACAAGAACAAACACAACAGCAAAGAAAGCATGCGAATGATGGGGGAAGTAATAAACAAAAGGAACGAAAAAAATATATTGgctttaaaagccgaaatctATCATTTGTAAAAGGGAGGGGGATTTTTTGATATTTCGATGGGAGAAGGGATTGTATTTTAGGGGGGGCTTCTTTCTTTTTATGAATACagacacaaaaacaaaaaatcaataTAGAAAAGCTTGAACAAAAAGTCTCTACAAGGTGATTTGATTCTCATTTTTCTTTCGATTTCGTTTCTGTTTTCTTTGATTTATCTATCACATGAAAAACGAATAAAAGGGAGGGGATGAATGCTCACTGGGCACAATATACGTTTCTGCATACATACATAAACAAAAAAATCCAGTATAAAGGTGATCTCTAGttttttttccctctttcttTTCTGATCTATTTTTGGTTTGCtagatttcttttaatttatggaTCGACACCAAGGAAAACCCAATGATCTCTGAAATGAAGAGATTTGGGTGAGGGTCGAATGTTCTTCTCaacttttttcttctttgttttttgttttattttcaaagaAGCAAAGCacaatttaaagtttttttttaaaaaaaaagggaaatgagATGGATTGGTTTACCAGATCTCCATGATTGCAATCTTCACAGGCAAAGGTTGGGTTGTTGACCGCACGTCGTCGGCCATTAGTCCAATATTGGCTCGTCGTCTGCTAGCCAAATGAAACCCTATCATTTGGGGGTTAATGGCTGCTACTACTTctaaaaaatggttgaaattagGTTATGTTTGAAGGAAATGGGGTTTAAAATCCTTCACAAAGCCAAGCGGCACTGTTTATAGCAGTAAAGGTATGCGCATTGGCCCAAAAAAGTGAAATGGATTTGCACCATTTTGTTAAATGGCAGATTTGCATGTTAGATCCCCCTCTTGCGCGAGTCTTCAATTTGTGCCCAATTGGCTTaccttgtattttaaaatttggcTTGCTAATTTGTGCATCATTTCATTTTGATCCGCGATTCATTAATGCATTGTGGATGCGAGATATTTACAAATTCAGTCCTCCTACATTTATGTGCATTGAgcattaattcattttgtaattGCTTTATTTGCAAATTATCTTCCTTATTTTTACTGTAAGTTTAATTTGGCCTTGTAATTCTACGAttggttaatttttaaatacatttaatatGTGTAATACCTTACCATGAATTATTATTTCTTGGTATTtagtatattatttaaattattattaaacatatattttgtatttatatttaatttgcatCCATTAGTAAAGTTTTAATATTCTTATACATATAGATTTTAATAAGTTTGtaattaattgtgtttttttttaaaaaaattattatgtatataatttatgataaaattaggtTAATcctataattcatattttaattagatgatattttgaCATATAATTACTTCTTACATTTTTTACATGTATAGGgcacatattaaattatttttgctatggtacatgttattattttcatataactttatgtaaatatttttctatgtatatatattctctttcaaaattatttatgtgaataatatttttaaataatttattgtatctTATATTATccttatgttttatatatatatattttgttatttatataacGTATATGTTTACttctttttttatacaatattaatttcattctttttatcaataattatacCCAATGTTTATCTGTATATAAAGATTTCATaaatttactttatatattatcTTATATCATATTTCAAGTCAAACTAATATgttttaagctatttttataatcaatcatttaaaaattctttaaaacgaaggcgatgtgcgatatttggcaattcgcggaatcgtgccctaacgtgttaggttacaatttctcgtttgttcaaaataatcaaatatcccttcaaaatttcacgcATACCttctaaaaatcatttaaaacgaaggcaatattcGGCGTTTGACAAAtcgggaatcatgccctatcgtgctgggttgtgatttctcgtttgttcaaaacaatcgaatattcctttaggttttcattcatgtttattaaaaaccttGAAAAACGAAGgtgatgttcgatgtttggcgatttgagaatcgagccctatcgtgctgggttgtgctttttcatttgctcaaaataattgaagatcccttcggaatttcactcgtattttctaaggtgaggcaatgttcgatgttcggaaattcgaggaatcgtgccctactgtgctgggtttcggtttttcgttggaccaaatagttgggcatccttttgtgattttcaaattataaatttgcggccatcgaaacaagaagatttttgacAATCAACTCGGGTCACTCGAACGTTATTAGAAAAGAACCACATTTCCAAAACATTTTTATCTTAGAcctaaggacagtatttaatcgatttggtaccaattttgggcgtagtgagggtgctaatccttcctcatacgtaaccgactcccgagcccattttctcataatttcgtagaccaaaatcattgctttaataaaaattaaatcgtttattaaaaacaaccatttttcgaggtgacccgatcacacctcatcaaaaaaggattggtggcgactcccattttcattcttttttcaaaatccaagtcgaccccgtttcatCCAAATAATGGTGTCAACATTTagtataggttttttttttaatgtgttacaAATTACATAATATACAACATTATAAACTTCAAAACGTGTTGGGTCGGCTTGATCTCGAGCCTTGAATGTTCAGGGCCTGAGtttgacccatattttaaataggcctaatttttttgcccaagttCATTTTCAGACctaatatttttgttcaaacccTTCTAAATTTTGGGAAAGCCTTTGAAACTGGGCGAGTAACTTGACCCATGAATAAATCTATGCTGaactataattttaccttttataAGAATAaaagtagaattttttttattttaagggagCTAAAACCTTTGTCTTCACTCCTAATACCGTTGTTTTTAGAAACCCTTGAAAACGaaactcattttattatttttgatttatcctattatattgaatgaattaatggttaattgatattatttttgttattattatgtaATAATTAGTAATGTATATCtaataatagaaattaaaaatttctcCAAGCTATAAATATTGGAGCTAGCTAGTTTATAGTGATATTCCTGGATCAATATACAGCTTGTTGACAtaatttcttcaacttttcatCATTTTGTAATTGGCATCGTCTTAGTGGAATAGATGATCATTGTGTAAGAATATGTTTCCAAATCGATACCGACAACATTAATCTGTTCATCAAATGTTGATCGCCCGGTTGGGGAGTTTAAATCAATTTAACtgcctaaaataattttttttttaaaaatggggTCAGCTTTGTTTGcttaattttcctatttttagtaaattaattaaatggtaaattacaccattaatcactaaattatcaataaattttcattttagtcacttaattaaaaaaatataatttgatcactgaactttttaaaattattttttatcccCCAACTGTTAAGTgatactttttaattaatataataacaattttagtctTCAGTTTGGTGCCAAGTAAAGTTAATTTACCTtgaggtgttctatttattcccATTATATGGGACTATGGAAAAGTAGAAATAATTTTGTTTTCCAAGGGAAAAATCCAATAGGTTTGTGAGTGTTGCAATATGTTCAGAAGTTTGCTACGGACATCTTTGTTGTCATGAGTGTTGTTAAGCTAAGGTTAGTTTGAGGACCACGCTAGATTAAATGGACAAAACCGCCTCAAGGAAGTTACATACTCAACACAGATGAGGCTGTAAAATATTACTCATGCTTAGCTTCAACCAAGGGTCTTATCCAAGATAGCGAGACTCATTAGATTGGAGGATTTATGGTGAATATCGAGATGATGGACAGCCTACAGGCAGAGTTATGGGGGGTTTCAGCCGGTCTTTGTCTCACAAAATCCTTGGGGATTCGTCGGCTCGTGGTGGAGTTAGATGCACTACTGGTGGTACAGCTCCTTCGACGACCTTTTGAGAATAATCATCCTCTAGGTACTTTGATTATAAATTGCTTAACTTGATAAATGAAGGATGGGTGGCTGAGGTTAGACACATTCATCGTGAAGGAAATAGTTGGGCAGATCACTTGGCGAATTTAGCTCAGAACATCGAAAGAGGTTTGGTTCATCTTGAGACGTCGTCGGCGACACTTGAAACCTTACTCCATAGCGACTCTTGTGGAGAGGGGGTAATTCGAATTTAGTTCCCTTGTTTCCTTATTTTTGTACCAAAAAGAATATGtatgagaaataaagaaaagtatcATTCAATAGAAttcaataacaaattaaaatagaaCCCTCCTCCCTCAAAAAATAAAGTTAGATCATTACATGCTTCCtcaatgttttcaaaattaaatttagtaATAACTTGAAGTTAAGTTCCATGCTTGTGAAGAACATCCAGAATTGATATTATAGAGGCTTATGAAATCAAATTTGATGTCaattttcaagattttatttttctagaattcttATATaggattttctattttttaaataattgagctttttttttatcctttttatatagaatcaagatcaaattgacaaaaatataaaatttgaggattaaaatttgtattatatcaattaaaaaagtTCCACTTAACAGCTAGgtgaccaaaaaataattttaaaaagtttaatgatcaaattataacttatttttagttaagtgatcaaaacaAAAATCCATTGATAATTTAATAATTACTGATGTAGTTTATCCTTAATtaagatatataaaatatacGAAGGTTTTTTTATGCCCTAAAGAAAAGTAAGATATCATTGTTTCTTGTTTATGTCGGAATTGACGAAAACAGCTATGTCACGAGGACACCATTTgtctcttttatttatatttatcaattGTTTCGAAACAGCTTCCCGACATGTTGATattaagaacaaaaagaaaaattgaaaataaatttgcttttttaaagaaaaaaatttgttcagacccattaaattaaaaaatttcctgttttattatttatttcttttttaaaaagtaattgtataatcatatttttataattagttaaaaCTAAAATATTACTTGTAACAtaggtaaaataaaaaatattttctgctgaGCCAAAAGTactgaattataaattttgaacattatattaatttgtaactttaaagtttttaaaaatattttgcaaGATATGGTATAACTACAAATATTATCGTCCATTTTTATGATTGAATTATAGTCATGTTCAAGTATGGGGAGGTATTTAGGCAGGGGTGAATTTAAGGGAAAGGTAATGGTTTTGACCcctcaaaaataaaaatcttgtaatttagtctttttaggaataatgaatatatgtggtaaaattacactttgatctctaaaaaaagaagaaaaaaaattgtttagtccttaaaaaaatgatgaaattcgaaactaataaatgataaaattatattttgaactcttaaaaatttataatttagttccgGTCCCCATTAAAAAAATGTCTAAATTCGCCCCTATATTCAGATAAAGTCCCACCAACAATGTCTGTTCTAGTATTCAAATTTAGTccaaatatttaagaaaaatttcgGTTGCCATTTTTTTCTTACTACTTATCGATAAATTTGGTAAGATATATGAAGACATTTTCCTAGTAAAAATGGTTTAGTTGATGCTAATgcaagaagaagaaaacaatatgaagaatttagataccaaattatTAATGTATGTAATGACAGTCCACATCCAAGTTGAGAGCGATTGGAAAATGCTTTCGTCTAATCATATCTAATTTTAAATTCCGTACGAGGGGAGTGGAagtcatatttaattttttgtgctCAGCAAATATGGGAATTTTATCTTAAAACCTCtgcatttaaatttatttatttttagttaattgagTATTAGTTTAATTGGCATGGACATTATTGCCAGTGCATGATGGTGTGGGTTCGAACGCGTTGAAGcgtattatctttctatttataggttgaggagGAATTATAAGAAATTCTAGACATGgtgtaaaatacatgtatatattggAATAAAATGTGAGGGTGTGGGGATTAAATTCATCATTCTAAGGTTTGGGTTCACTATTGGCAAATAAACGAGGCCATAAGGAAGAAGACAAGCAAAAGGAGAAAAATGGATGTTTTGATTATACATATAATCCTATGCTTCTTCACACTTTAGCTATTTGGGCATATATACTACAACTACACCTCTGTTCACAttacaaagtaaaaagaaaaaaccaaacTTCATTAGCATTACCCAATCTCATGTCACCTTCCAATCAATacaaatcaaataacaaaaaattcacTTGCCATTCATTTTCTCagctttttaatttaaaagattTTAGCAAAGAGATAATCCTTGGGTAAGAATATGTAATAGGTAAAACAAgtgcaataaataaaaatatgtggtTATAGTAATAGACATGTTCTTTTTCAAACATGGAGTTGCAGGCGAAGTAGGACATAAATTGTCCGTGCACACGAAGGGGAACAAGAAAGATAGTTGAGTGGGCTAAGTCATTATTAAGGTTTGATGTTGCAAAAATCCAAATGCTTGGGTGATATGCTCGGTGTTAGGGTTCTAATTTGTCCCTACCTTCTCAAAACCCATCCCCATTTGCTTCCCCCTGTATTTAACCCCATGTTCCATCATCTACTCTCCATCtcatatctttatatatatttcaacaaACCACCATGGCTGCTGAGCTTGACCTTCTCTCATCGACccaacttcaaaagttagccCAATCTCAACAAAACCACAACCATCATCAGCCCGATACTAACTTAGCCACCGTTGGTTCCTTGATGTGGTACCCAAAGGGGCATTCTCATGAAGTAGACGATGATTCATGGGAGGTTAGGGCCTTTGCCGAGGACACAGGTAATGTAATGGGCACAACTTGGCCACCGAGGTCTTATTCTTGCAGCTTTTGTAGAAGGGAATTCCGTTCAGCTCAAGCCCTCGGGGGTCATATGAATGTGCACCGCCGTGACAGGGCTCGGCTTCACCAAGCACACCCTGCtgctggtggtggtggtggtggtaatGGTGCATTAAACAACCCAACCTCACCATCTTCTCCATCCACAACTTCCTCATCCACTCTCTTAATACCCACACAAGAATTCGTCACAAATGGTGGTTTGTGCCTTCTCTACCAATTACACAACCCTAGTGATGGTGTTCTCACTTCTTCTCCACCCATGGATGCATGGCCCATCGATTCATCTTCTACCCTTCTCTCCGTTTCACCATATCCCTCTTACAACTTCATGGCGGTGACGGCAGCAACACAGTCACCCATAAATTTTCCGGTAACTCCTCCGGTGTTAAatagttcttcttcttcttctttttgttacTCAACCAAAGCAGTACATTCAAGGACGCggggtgataataataatctCAACCAGGGATTGAATATCAGCAACAAGGAAATACCCATTGAAGAGCTTGATCTTGAGCTTCGACTAGGGCATAAACGTCCAACAACATCTTGAAAACCAAAGAGATCACTGAGTGTGCAATTTTCTTTATATCTAAAAGACTGCCAATGGAAGGGAATGAATAAGAAATTAAGTGTCTAGTTTTGATTTTTAACTGGGTGTATGAttttttgtgttcttttttttaaatgcttGATAACTTTTGATTTCAtaaatgtgaatttaaaagaaaatagaggAAAGCAGGCTGTAAATTTAAAGAGAAAGAAGAGTTTATTGTTATCATctaagaagaagaaatgaaatgaAGATTAGGGTTTAGATTTAAaccataaaaaattttatatcttCAAAAGTTTTGAATTCAAATATTGTGAATGGAAATAAAATGATATAGGAGAATTTTACCTTCAATTAAGCATTTGGTCTAAGTAAACTTTGAATTGGTCTAAGTCAACTTCGAATTTAACCAGAGATTACTCACAAAAATAATTCGAAAGGAAAAATATTAGGGTTAGACTTAGAGTGAGAGAGTGGTAAAGAGAGCAGTGCAGTGTCATTGTCTGGGGTACAGGTTTTGCAGAGAAATTGAGAAGGTGAGTTTATGATGTGGGCATGTATTTCCGTGGGGATTATTTCAATTAAGGCTAAAAGATTCAACTCTAACAAAACCCCGTGTGTCTTCTgcaacattttagttacttagaAATGGAAACTAGCTACTTTTACCACATATTTATGGATAACACCCAG
This window of the Gossypium hirsutum isolate 1008001.06 chromosome A09, Gossypium_hirsutum_v2.1, whole genome shotgun sequence genome carries:
- the LOC107935197 gene encoding transcriptional regulator SUPERMAN, with translation MAAELDLLSSTQLQKLAQSQQNHNHHQPDTNLATVGSLMWYPKGHSHEVDDDSWEVRAFAEDTGNVMGTTWPPRSYSCSFCRREFRSAQALGGHMNVHRRDRARLHQAHPAAGGGGGGNGALNNPTSPSSPSTTSSSTLLIPTQEFVTNGGLCLLYQLHNPSDGVLTSSPPMDAWPIDSSSTLLSVSPYPSYNFMAVTAATQSPINFPVTPPVLNSSSSSSFCYSTKAVHSRTRGDNNNLNQGLNISNKEIPIEELDLELRLGHKRPTTS